Below is a genomic region from Pseudanabaena sp. BC1403.
CCCGTACCACAGGTAGGTAGACCGATTCGGGCTTGTAGTATTTACTTGGGGCATGGTCAAGTTGGTATTTTTTTGATAGATCGCCAAGAAGCAGTAGCGATTACTCAGCAACGCGATCGCTGGACTTCTGACATAGCCCATGAACTTAAAACACCTCTAACCTCGATTCGTCTGGTTGCGGAGACTCTTGAGCCCCGCGTTGATCCTGCAGCAAGAATTTGGGTGGAGCGACTACTCAGCGAAATAGAGCGGATGACCAAACTTGTCCAAGACTTGCTCGAATTAGGACAGATGGATGTGGGGATTGAGTCTGTACTGAACCTAAGCGAGGTGAATTTATCGTCAATAGTGCGATCGGTCTGGGCAACCCTTGAGCCATTAGCAAATCGAAAACAAGTCAAACTCAGATATATTGGCAGCGAACAATTACTTTGGCAACTTGATGAATCACGCATTTATCGGCTTTTGCTGAACTTATTAGACAACAGTATTAAGCACAGTCCATCTCTTCAGTCGATTACAATCAAAACCAGCGTGTTAGACTCGACCTTAATAATAGAAATAATCGATGCAGGAGAGGGCTTTCCTGAAGAAGCTTTACCTCATGTTTTTGATCGTTTTTATAAAGTCGATCTATCACGAACAAGATCGGGAATGGATCGTGGGGGGAATGGATTAGGCTTAGCGATCTCTCGTCAGATTGTTACATTACATAAAGGAGTGATCGCTGCCAAAAATCATCCTGAGACTGGTGGAGTATGGATTACGATCACGCTACCATATCAAAATCCTACAAAATAAAAATTGTAAAGCTCTGAGCACTTTCATAACTAAATCATGAGCGCAGAAAAACTTCTGAAAGAATATGCTTCTGGTCGGCGTGACTTTGCCAGCTTAAATCTAGCTAATGCCAATTTGTTTAATAGCGATTTAATCGGCGTTAACTTGACCAAAGCTGACATGAGGCGAGTGAATCTTGTATTTGCTTTTCTTAACAAGGTTACCTTTAATCATGCCAATTTATCGGGTGCAAAACTCGGTGGTGCAACGCTTAACCAAGCGATCATGATGAGTACCAATCTGTCCGAGGCGGATTTACATGGAGCAATGTTGCAACGGGTGAATCTATTTGGGGCAAATCTGTCCCTTGCCAACTTGATGGATGCTAATCTAAGTGAGGCAGATTTACGCAGCGCCAACCTCCGTGGCGCAAATTTACGCTGTGCAATATTAAGTGCCACTCTCATGAGAGAAGAGCGAGGCTATCCTCCTACAAGTATGAGTGGCGCAAATTTACGCAAGGCAGATTTACGCGGAGCAAACCTAAGTGGAGCCGATCTTACGGGAGTTGATCTTTCTGACGCAAATCTTAGTGAAGCAACTCTCTCAAGGGTTAATTTGCAAGGAGCTAATTTGAGTGGTGCGATCGCGATCGGGGCAATTTTTACTGAGGCAAATCTGAGTAATGTAAATCTTACAGAGGCGAATCTTAAAGGTGCAAACCTGACAAAGGCTGATCTCAAAAATGCAAACCTGCGTCTCGCTAATCTATTTGCAGCAAATCTCACTAAAGCGAATATGAGCATGACAACATTAAGTAGTGCAGGATTGATTCAGTCAATACTTAATGGTAGTGATCTATCGCGATCGCTGTTAGACAAAGCCAATCTTAGTCAAGCTAGTCTAGTTGATGCTTACTTAGTAAGAGCCAATCTTGATGGAGCCGATTTTAGTGATGCTGTGCTGACCAGAGCTGAGATGAGTGGAGCTAGCACTATTGGTACAATTTTTAGTGGCGCAACAATGCCTGATGGTAAATCTCACTCTTAACTAAGTATTTCGGCGTAATTAAACCCCAGACTCAAAACCCTCGCAGCAGGCGGCGCAGGTTTTAGAGTTTTATATTTAATTGCGTCTAATTACTTAAAAGGTCGTATTTGTACAGCCTAAGATCCTTGACTTAGAATGCCTTCATCAATCAATATGTCAACTGAGCATTGCAGCGCACAACAAAAATATGGAAGATTTAAATCTTCTAGAGGAAGTAATAGATAGCTTAGAGCAAGACAGCAATGTTCTTCGCATCAAACGACTGATCCTCTTTACCTGTCATGATTCTTGGTCAAACGATGTCAACGAAGTTAAATCGTTGCATATGAGTCTGCTCGTCCGAGACTTGATGATCATGTTTCCTGATCTCAATAGGCTCAAGCACAAGTTAAACAGCCAAGTTAAGCAACTTAGCAAGCAGTCAGACTATTTACTGGCTGCTGACAACATTATCGATAGTCTTGGATTTCTCTATACTCTGCGGGATGAAGGAAAACTTCCCCATAGTTTTTTAAACCTAGAGACATCTTCAGACTCTCAAAATGGATCTCTTCCAATTAGAGATGAGGGGGCTGAGAGAAACGATAGTGATACGATTCCCCATAAACACAATCTTCAATATTTAACGAATCTATTTGATTTGCGTAATGATATTTCACGAAATGTCAGTCCTCTTCATGCCAAAATTCTGCTTTTTTCAAGTCTAAATTATCGTTTTAGCCCACAAGAACGTGACTGGTCAGCACTCTATACCTACGATATTGATGATTTGATTCAGCTTATCTTTCAAACCTATGAAACTGTTGAAGCCCTAGAAACAAGGCTAACTGAAGTAAGCCTAACGCTAGATCAACCTGAAGATGCTAAACGCGCCGCTGCTGTAATTTTACAAGCCATCAAACCTTTCTATTAAAAAGCTACAGTGCTTTTCAATCCCAAACCAAGAGGGCTTTTGAAAGTGTTGCTTTGCAACACTTTCAAAAGCCCTCTTGGTTTGTTTGAACTGCTATAAAACTCTAATGGGATTTGGTTTTCAAAACACAAAAGTGTCGCCACACTTTTGTGTTTTGGGATAATATCAAGTTAAACGTCGAGGCAAAATGACTAGTCCGCAAACTAAAGACGCGACTATGGGACTTGTTTATGGGCTTCTCGGTGTCATAATTTTTAGTATTACTTTGCCAGCAACCCGTATTGCTCTAACTGAATTCGATCCAGTATTTGTGGGACTAGGACGAGCGGTAATTGCTACGGGATTGTCATTGATTTTACTAATTACCACAAGACAGCCAATCCCATCTTGGCGATTTCTACCCAGTTTTGCTGTTGTCGTAGTTGGTGCTGTTGTAGGATTTCCGTTACTCTCAACCCTAGCAATGCGCGACGCTTCTGCGTCCTATGGAGCTGTAATTATCGGTCTATTGCCGCTTGCTACGGCTTTGTTTGGAGTTTTGCGAGCAGGAGAGCGACCATCGGTAAAATTTTGGATTTTTGCGATCGCGGGTAGTGGATTGGTGATTACTTTTGCGCTGATATCTGGTACAGGGAATATTCGTTTTGCGGATTTGGCTTTGCTAGGAGCAGTTTTCGCCGCAAGTTTGAGCTATGCAGAGGGAACGGTGTTAGCGCGTACTTTTGGATCGTGGCAGGTCGTGTGTTGGGCTTTGGTCTTTTCCTTCCCGTTTGTGTTGCCGATTGTATTGCAACATTTGCCATCTTCTTTTACAACTATTTCTAGCAGTGCTTGGATAGGCTTCTTGTATGTCAGTTGTTTCAGCATGTTTTTGGGATTTTTTGCTTGGTATCGAGGTTTATTTTTAGGTGGCATTGCTCGGATTGGTCAGCTACAACTTTTTCAGCCATTTTTGACGATCATTGCCTCAGCGATATTGCTAGGAGAGCCAATGACTTTCACGACATTGGGTTTTGCTTCGGGGGTAGTAGTATGTGTAGCCTTGGGCAGAAGCTCTCAATTTAACTCTAGTAAATAGGTAGGCACAATTAAATACCAACCCTCAAAATGACGCTGCCATTTTGAGGGTTGGTATTAATTTAAGATTGACTATTGTTACGTAAATCAAGATAAGCTTCTACAAATATTAGTTTTCATATTGACAAGCAATGGCAGCTACTTCCTCCCGACAGCCTAAGATTATTGTTCTTGATGACGATCCGACGGGTTCGCAAACGGTGCATAGCTGCCTACTGCTAACTAAATGGGATGTGGAAACTTTGCGGATCGGACTAGCCGATGCCTCGCCAATTATGTTTGTGCTGACAAATACGCGATCGCTTACGCCTGAAGATGCTACCAGCGTGACTCGCGAAGTTTGTCGTAACCTTAAGCCTGCGCTCGAAGCTGAAGGCATCCAAGAATTTATGATCGTTAGTCGCTCTGACTCGACGCTGCGGGGACATTATCCCATCGAGACGGATGCGATCGCTGAAGAGCTAGGTGATTTTGATGCACATTTTCTTGTGCCAGCATTTTTTGAAGGTGGGCGTTTCACCAAATCGAGTGTGCATTATTTAGTAGTTAACGGTATACCTACTCCAGTCCATGAAACGGAATTCGCTAAGGACTCTGTATTTGGCTATAAGCACAGCTATTTGCCTGATTATGTCGAAGAAAAAACCAAGGGCAAAATTCTTGCCGCAGATGTCCAGCGATTTTTATTAGGAGAAATTCGTGCAGGTGTACGTCAGCGCTTAGCACGCTTGCATGACAATCAATGCGGTGTGGTAGATGCAGAAAACCAAGCCGATCTGAATCAATTTGCCTCGGATATTTTGGCAGTTGCTTCGACTGGTAAAAGGTTTTTATTCCGCAGCGCCGCGAGTTTACTAACTGCCCTTGCGAAGCTCCCGCCCCAGCCGATCGCTGCCGAGGACATGTCGAAATATATGCGATCGCACAAAGCGGGTGTAGCGATCGTTGGCTCCCATGTCAAAAAAACTACTGAGCAGTTAGAACATTTGCTCAAAGCACCCAATACAGTTCCTGTGGAGATTGATGTCTCGCGCCTATTAAATGATGCCGATGCTCAATCAGCAATGCTTAAACAAGAAGCGCTAGCCCAAGTTCAGCAAGCCCACGCATCGGGTAAAACCGCTGTGGTGTTTACCAGCCGAAAAGAATTGGAATTTGCCGATACATCTACCCGTCTTGCTTTTGGTCAGTCAGTCTCAGCGCTTTTGATGGCGATCGTGCAGGAATTACCCGCAGATATTGGATTCTTAATTAGTAAAGGGGGCATTACATCCAATGATGTTTTGAGTACGGGGTTGAATTTGCCAACGGCAAGACTGCTAGGACAAATACTTGCTGGTTGTTCCGTTGTGCGTACTCCCGAAGATCATCCTCGTTTCCCCGATTTACCCGTTGTCTTATTCCCTGGGAATGTAGGTGATGCAAATGCATTGGCAACTGTATATACGAGACTTGCGATCGGTATCGAAACCTAAAAAAGTGTAAGACGGCGCTCCGCGCCGTCTTACACTTTTTTAGTAGCTGGCATTGCTGAGAGTTGTGCCATCTAGCAGAGCGTATTCAAAATTGCTTTTTATTAAATTTGCTCTATCCAGACATGCTTCAGTCAAATTCGCATGTTGCAGATTGGCATAGCTGAGATTACAACCAAAACAATTAGCCCCCGTTAAGTCTGCCCCTTGTAAATTTGCAAATTCAAGACGAGCATTGCTCAGATTTGCACCCCGTAAATTTGCATTGCTCAGATTTGCTCCCCTCAAAATTGCCCCACTCAAATTGGCTCCCCCCAGATTTGCTTCTTTTAAATTCGCATTACTCAAATCAGCATTAGTCAGATTAGTAAAGTTAAGAGTCGATCTCTCCAAATTTGTGCCCCGTAGGTCAGACTCACTTAAATCAGTCAGGTCAAGATCAGCATTTCGCAAATCTGAACTGGTAAAACTAATAGATGAAAGCTTGCAGCAGGATAATTTCAGCCCTGAAAAATTTTCTGATTCAAAATCTTTACGCCCCATCTCATACAATTTTTTGATAGCCATCCCCATAGCGAGGGCATTAGTTGTCGGAGAGTGATGAGTTTTAGAATCTTGAGTGGACATCATGACGATCGCTCTCTAGCTGGCACATTTAGCTGTTTGTAACTATTGATTCAAATATAAGGCGATCGCCATTAATTACACTTCACCCTATTGGATTGCATTGCTTTCGGGATAAAGCCCACAGATTATTTAGGCTTAAGGTAGAATAATAGTAATAAGCGTTATTAAATAGTGCTTATTCTCGTTTTTTATCGACAGTGGAGAAAATAATGTCTAAAGAACAAAAGGGCAATAAAGAGACCAAAAAACCGAAAAAAGATCCTTCTGAGAAGAAAGAGAAAAAAGATCCTAATAGATACAATTAATTTGAATTTAGAAGGTGAAAAATTAAGTTTTCTTATATCGAAAGGTTAATGCTAGTGATAGATAGTGCTGCTAGCATTGGTTATTAAATATTAAACTAGTTGTTTCAATTCAAAAAAAGAATAAAAGCCTTATCCTGACTGCTAAGCTGTCAGAATAAGGCTTTTAGGTTTTTATATTTAATTATGTCTACCTTCTCATATCAGTAAATTACAAATTGCTATGCCAACGGATACTTTAAGTAAACAAAACAGCAAAGATTTTGCTGAATATGACCCACAAATATTACGAAGAGCCGAAGTAGCTTTACGATGCGCTCCATTTACAGTGAAGTTGTTTGCAGATATGGCAACACATGGCGTAAATCTGAGGGCAATCGCTGGTAATGAGGGTATTGCAAATCAATATTTGACAAGTCCTACTAATTTAATTGGTGCGGAAAATGGTTTGTTATGGCTGATCCAAGTTGGCGTATTACGCCGTGAAGTTGATGGTCAGGGCATTACTGATAGTTTTCGGCTGACACCGATGGGTCATTTGTTATTGGATAAATGGCGATCGCAACCAAGATTTCCGATCGCGAGTTTAGGCGATCGTTGCCAAAATTTTTGGGCGCAAATTCAAATATCGCGATTTCTCTAAAATATTCTTACTCCCTTCCCACTAAAGAAATAGACATCAAAAACCAAGAATTAGCGTTGCGGCGCGAAGCGCCGCAACGTCTAATCCTTCGCTGGGAAGGGAGTATAGCGCTTTGTGCTGACACAAATCTTATCCAAATCATCGAGAGTGTGAACAAACTTTCGGGGATTAAAAAACAAACCCAGTAAAGGTTTTAAATCCTCAAAATGGCTCTGCCATTTTGAGGATCGGTATTACTATAAAAATAAAAGCAGCCCTTTGGGCTGCTTTTATTTTTGGAATGGAACAAAAAAACAAGGAGATCGTCTGATTGTTAGAGACTTAATATGCCTATATCGTGACGTATTGTGCGCCAATATAGCCATGTGCCAACAAGCATAAGTTGACTCTAGCAAATCATGCAGTAAATCGAGCTAGGAATAAATAACGATGAATATTGTCAGTAAAAATTTTCGTAGTCAAATAGGCAAAAGATTCCAGAAGACATCTCTCTGTCTTCTTGCAGCAACTCTTACTACAGCATCTTTTCTAAATACTATAGAAGCGATCGCAGCTCCATCTGTTCCCCAAATAGTTGCTCAAGTTCCACAGGACTGGCAAACTGGGGTGCAGCTATTGCGTTTGCTGGACAACTCTGGCAACCTCTCAAGCATTGGTATTTTACTAGATATTGCCAATAAGCCTTCTACTACCTACGCAAACGCTGTGTATCAGCTTTATGTAAAACGCGCTGGGGAATGGCGCGAAGTCTATACCAATTCAGGTGCAAGACTGCTCTCCAAAAATGCAGGGCGACAGTTTACAGCCGTAGAAGTGATATCCCTAAGTTCGCTGAGCGAAAAAATCTCCCTTGATGATATTTACAATGGGGATCTCAAGGCGGTTACTAGTGTTCGCTATGACTTACCCAATGGGGTCAAAGATTCGAGATTTGAGATCGAAGAAGTCAAATCTTTTACTTCAATTGCAACGGCTAGCGCATCCGAGGTGAAAGCGGGACGCATTTCTTCGGTATATACCAATACCAGCAACTCATCTAACAATTCTTCCAACAATTCCTCAAACAACTCATCAAACAACTCCTCGAATAATTCCTCAAACAATTCCTCAAATAACTCATCTAACAATTCCTCAAACAATTCAGGGCTTTCCGATCGCGATTTGGGAATTACA
It encodes:
- a CDS encoding cell wall metabolism sensor histidine kinase WalK — translated: MEFFWLLVGIGIGAIATSACWFSWNYAKQRQNLRLRKRSRHVFKAKSIRSFKLWTQNVQQNIRQSYNDQFNAQFQITESNEDEYERLLWAKVVDLSPIGYIQVNQDNRLVVCNQQAATIMGIANHQQGLIRKPFLLQLIRSYELDHLVEQTRSQSLASKVDWVFHPAIPDPVDPVPQVGRPIRACSIYLGHGQVGIFLIDRQEAVAITQQRDRWTSDIAHELKTPLTSIRLVAETLEPRVDPAARIWVERLLSEIERMTKLVQDLLELGQMDVGIESVLNLSEVNLSSIVRSVWATLEPLANRKQVKLRYIGSEQLLWQLDESRIYRLLLNLLDNSIKHSPSLQSITIKTSVLDSTLIIEIIDAGEGFPEEALPHVFDRFYKVDLSRTRSGMDRGGNGLGLAISRQIVTLHKGVIAAKNHPETGGVWITITLPYQNPTK
- a CDS encoding pentapeptide repeat-containing protein, which produces MSAEKLLKEYASGRRDFASLNLANANLFNSDLIGVNLTKADMRRVNLVFAFLNKVTFNHANLSGAKLGGATLNQAIMMSTNLSEADLHGAMLQRVNLFGANLSLANLMDANLSEADLRSANLRGANLRCAILSATLMREERGYPPTSMSGANLRKADLRGANLSGADLTGVDLSDANLSEATLSRVNLQGANLSGAIAIGAIFTEANLSNVNLTEANLKGANLTKADLKNANLRLANLFAANLTKANMSMTTLSSAGLIQSILNGSDLSRSLLDKANLSQASLVDAYLVRANLDGADFSDAVLTRAEMSGASTIGTIFSGATMPDGKSHS
- a CDS encoding DMT family transporter — encoded protein: MTSPQTKDATMGLVYGLLGVIIFSITLPATRIALTEFDPVFVGLGRAVIATGLSLILLITTRQPIPSWRFLPSFAVVVVGAVVGFPLLSTLAMRDASASYGAVIIGLLPLATALFGVLRAGERPSVKFWIFAIAGSGLVITFALISGTGNIRFADLALLGAVFAASLSYAEGTVLARTFGSWQVVCWALVFSFPFVLPIVLQHLPSSFTTISSSAWIGFLYVSCFSMFLGFFAWYRGLFLGGIARIGQLQLFQPFLTIIASAILLGEPMTFTTLGFASGVVVCVALGRSSQFNSSK
- a CDS encoding four-carbon acid sugar kinase family protein; translated protein: MAATSSRQPKIIVLDDDPTGSQTVHSCLLLTKWDVETLRIGLADASPIMFVLTNTRSLTPEDATSVTREVCRNLKPALEAEGIQEFMIVSRSDSTLRGHYPIETDAIAEELGDFDAHFLVPAFFEGGRFTKSSVHYLVVNGIPTPVHETEFAKDSVFGYKHSYLPDYVEEKTKGKILAADVQRFLLGEIRAGVRQRLARLHDNQCGVVDAENQADLNQFASDILAVASTGKRFLFRSAASLLTALAKLPPQPIAAEDMSKYMRSHKAGVAIVGSHVKKTTEQLEHLLKAPNTVPVEIDVSRLLNDADAQSAMLKQEALAQVQQAHASGKTAVVFTSRKELEFADTSTRLAFGQSVSALLMAIVQELPADIGFLISKGGITSNDVLSTGLNLPTARLLGQILAGCSVVRTPEDHPRFPDLPVVLFPGNVGDANALATVYTRLAIGIET
- a CDS encoding pentapeptide repeat-containing protein — its product is MMSTQDSKTHHSPTTNALAMGMAIKKLYEMGRKDFESENFSGLKLSCCKLSSISFTSSDLRNADLDLTDLSESDLRGTNLERSTLNFTNLTNADLSNANLKEANLGGANLSGAILRGANLSNANLRGANLSNARLEFANLQGADLTGANCFGCNLSYANLQHANLTEACLDRANLIKSNFEYALLDGTTLSNASY
- a CDS encoding Npun_F0494 family protein, encoding MPTDTLSKQNSKDFAEYDPQILRRAEVALRCAPFTVKLFADMATHGVNLRAIAGNEGIANQYLTSPTNLIGAENGLLWLIQVGVLRREVDGQGITDSFRLTPMGHLLLDKWRSQPRFPIASLGDRCQNFWAQIQISRFL